The segment TGAATATCTGGAGTGAGCGCACAGAGGAAGTGGAGGATGCAGGTACAGTTACAACAGTTAGTACATGTAATTAGACAGGATTCAGTCAAACGGGATTCTTATAGACAGGTATCACAGCTGTCACGGACAAGATGGGCCGAAAGACGTGCTGCGGAAGGGCCCGGTTAATTTTTTTCGGCCTGGGATGCAACTccgccaaattaaataataattgcCATTGAAGCGCTGGGCTGCGGAGAAATGCGTTTTTCTATTAAATATTAAATTCAAGAACCATACTTTCTTTTCTAAACTTTGTATAGAGTTTCAGAGGCACGAAGTGGCAGATTTTTCTGTTCTCTTGGTGGAAGAGTGGTGTTTTCATTGAGGTTAGGCGTTGGCTCATTGGGCTAACCTTGGCGCGGCCTTTTTTTACAGGAATCCCGCGCGATTGTGGATTCCTCGGCCAAGAGCTCTTTCCCACAAGGCCATCATTGCTCAGGTTTCGAAATGTAAATAAAACTGTCTAGAGTCAGGTAAGGGTTGTGGTGGTGCTGAGGCTCGgcactaacctcctccctccatcccaccccaccccctcaaaacaCGCCTCAGGCGAATATCACAAAAGGAAGTAAACACTAACTCTGGTAAACGCTAACCGCAAACCCGCCAACAATCATGCGACTTATTGAAACAAAATATTAATTCTTTGATCGAGAAATTAGTACGTTGAAATCTTTCGCCCTAATCCTGGAGACTGTGTTGCATGGATACGGCCAGGGTCAAAACTTAGTGTTTCAAAGTTTAAACCAAAATCGTTTAAAAGGGGAATCGCAATTATATAGCATCCCACACGGCCTCGCAGTTTGTTCTTGTGTAATCAGTCTTATAATTGCAGGGAACAGAAATGTTAGTCAAGGCACAGTAAGTTCCCACACTGACAGAATAAACCTAGATATTTTTAAAGGATAATTTGAGTTTATAGAGGTAAACGGAGACCAATTCTGAAGCAGCAGTGTATTCTTTAGGACTGTAACACCAGCGGGATTTTAAAATCTTATACTATTAAAAATATAGAATTTATAGaatcaaatttaaaaataaagctCCAGGAGACTGGATTTCTATTTAAAACTCTCTCTATGATAAGGCCGCTGTCTAGAGAGGGATTCCCTCTTACGTCACTGCTTGGTTACCAGTAAACAGCAAACTACACAGTTCCATATTTGGGCATGTACGTCAGGGATCCCGGATGGGCGGAGCTTCCTCACAGGAGGGATTTTATCGCGTTTTCCCGGCAATAAAACAGAGTGGAACCTCGGCGAGAGTGCCATTTGCAGCTCGGCCTTCGGCGGCTTCACTTCTAGTGATTTCGGACTCgctgtttcttttcttttgtgtGGGATCTGACCATTTTCACGATCTGGTAGCCTGACGTCAGAGGAATACATTCGTATAAAAAGGCGTCAAGAGGAATTAGTTCATTCATAAAGAGAGCGGCGAAACTGAGGAGGAGCAGACAGGCGCTACTACAGCACAGTATTTTTCTGATTAGCTGTTCATTGACAAACGGGAAACTGGATTCAAGGGGAGACAAATCGTGGCTCATCAACGACTGGGAGGACATGTACCAGGGATTCTCAGGCGACTTTGACTCGGCTTCTCGCTGTAGTTCTTCCCCTTCGGAGCCTCAGTACCTGTCATCCGTGGATTCCTTCAGCCAGAGTATTGGCAGCCCCACTACTGCAGCCCAGGTAAGTGACACTTACAATCAGGCGAACTTTATAACATGTTAAAGCTGTCGGGATGACGAGGGAGTTCCCTCGTCCCGTTTTTGGATTATTTTCCAGCAATAATAGGAATAAGTAGGGAATCAATTAATTTTTGATCGGTGCAAAACTAAAGTCAGTGTTTAGGTGAACGGTGCAAGCTGCGATAATTAAAGTAAACTTTAGAATCGAATGCATGTGTAACATCTATGTCTGTCGCTGCATTCGGAGCCTCGTGTCGGTTGGAATCGATTTATCGATAAAATTGCACCGGTTTCCCGCAGGTTGGAAACCTCATGTTTGCCCTCGGACTCGGTTACGTCCGTAAGGTTGACGTATTGGAATTCTCCTGGTGACGCCGCTCTGGCCCCGCCCCCGGTCGTGCGACGTGCTGACGCCGGACGTTCTATTTTGGAACGTTGCTGAGGCAACGGCGCTGTCAGTGGCTGGGGAGTCGGAATGTTACGGGCACGCGCTGCCCGGGTTTTATGAATGGAAAGCGATTCCACCTCCCAGTGCACACGACAGTCTAGGACGCCAAGCTAACTGACCTTTAGCAGTTTGGTATCCCAGTCAAGCCCTGATTCACTCTGCGCCCCAAGCTGAGCGTTAACATGCGGGGGCTGGGAATCAAATGAGAGGCTTAACGTCCGGTGCAATGCCAAGAAAACGTGAAAATGCGATCTTTCCCAGGGTCAACCTCAACTGCATTACCCCAATACTTCAGATGTTCAAGGTCTTTGTCATTGCTTTCTTTAAGTAATAGGGATGTTGTCATCGATAGCACACAACCCCAGCCTTCATTAGGTTtgggttaatcggggttgtggggATGATGGAGCAGCATGACTAGACGGGGCCTAATTAAATTCATTTTCAGGACTCATTCACCCTGTGAACTGCGAACCAATCACTAGAGTTCAAAGTTATCGTTGCACTCCGATATAAGATATAAAAGGAAGATTACTGGTGTCCAGTCGGGAATCGCGTGTTGGGCCAAACACATGCTGATAAACAAAGCGACCTTGGGATTCCAATCTCTAGATCTCAGAAAGTGGAAACGCGGTCGAAGAAGACATGTATCATGCTCTCCTGcgtggaatataaaagcagggacaTTATACTGGTTAGATCGCCTTCTATGCAGTTCCGTCATAGAGAGCAAGGAAGCGGTTTAAAGGGCACCTCAGGCATGCGTTTTTTACAAAGCAGTCGGTACAGGAACACACATCCAGAGGAGGTGGGGGATTCAGATACAATCACGATGTCTAAAAAATATTTAGTCAGACAGCCGAATAGGCAAAGGATAAAAAGAGACAGCCCTAATGAGGGCAAAAACGATTAGGTAGATGGGCAAAAAGCTAGTCGAGTGCAACTCTGACATTCACAAAACGTTTTCTTTAGCCTCAACCGGAGGCCGCAAGGCGCAGAGACATGATTAGATTTGCATCAGGAATACAAAGTATCCTGGCTCTTTGCAAATTCTGTCCAATAATATTCCACTCTCCACCGCCCTTAATTCGAATATCTCTCCATTTGTGGTCGGAACACACGGCGTGGACCGAAGAGACGGTTCCTGTGCTGCTCACGTCGATTGACAATTGATTGGAATGCCTTTCAACTCGTGAATGTCAGGTTGCAACAATACGGGCGCGTATTTACCACATCTTAACACCATTGTCCATTTATCCATTTAAACTTTGGTTATATCAAGTTGGAGAAAAACACCTTTTCTTTTTAATAATTCTTAGTTAAAGTTCACGTTTGAATTCTTGGATGAGTCGTGGCTTTACGACACTGGACCCTTCTTGTAAATATGTACTCCTGctaactgagtgaactttataggACACCGTCTCACCGCGGACAACACGGTCCACTCGTCCTGTATAGTCTGCAATACGGCGACCCCTTCTGACGAAACCCAGAACTGCCGCTCTAATGCGCTCACTCTTCTGCCGCCACGATGTGGTATTCTTAAACTAATCTCTTTACTTAGCACTGCAAAAGAGACGTTAAATGTGGATTGCCAGCGTTAGAAGACGGATATCGGGTTTAATAGAATAGTGGCAATTATTTACTACTTATACTTAAGGTTAAATATGAATGTATGTAGCACTCTGCTTAGacaatgttgcctccaacctgatgacaggCCCCTCCAAGTGATGGACTAATCAGTTATAACTTACAAGTTGATTTTTAATTCAGAGCCTGGTGACAACCCCTTCCACCCCACTGGGCCTGCAAGTGACTGATTAACATGGAGTGTGGCAGGAAGCCCGCACGATcgcgggagaacgtacaaactccttttagacagcggtgggaattcaACCCTGGTCGCTGGGGCTGTAAAGTATGCTGCCCGAGTTTGTGAAGGGAAAAAGATTAAAACCAACACCAAGTTTCTCCACCCCTCACAGCCCGCCAAGAATGGAGGAAGGTGAGAGGGTGAGAAAACTTTTTGTGAATCCTCCTTCCCTTATTGACTGTTAACGTGAATCAGGAGTCACGTCAACCCTTCTCAAATGGGGAAGGAGCACACCCTAGGGTCCTGCTGTCATGGACAGTGAGAAGTTATGCCCTGGTCAACAGCCTCCCTAATGGTACATTGTTTAAAGAGGCCTCATGGGTGGAATTGGTGGTTTGCAAACAGAATGTATTAAGTTCAAGCTTATTGTCGTTCAACCATACAGCAAAAGGAAACACtcttcctctggggccaagactGTACAGTCATGCACAGCAAATATAGTCCCGTAGCCGTTCGTCCCATACTCTTACAACTCGGAGTTTGATTCCAGCGCCCTCTGTAAGCAAGGCTGTGCATTCCTTTCCATGTACGTGTGAGTTCTCTCCcagcgctccagtttcctcccacagtccaatgatgtaccagttgtaagttgtcccatgattaggctggaatGTTGGGCATCACAAAGGCTGGAAAGGCCTTTTCCATTCCGTATCTAAAATAAATGATAAACTATATTGTGTACTCTGATCGTTGGCAGGAGTGTACCACAGGCGTTGGGGAGATGCCAGGATCCTTTGTACCAACTCTGACTGCCATCACCACCAGTCAGGATCTACAGTGGATGGTTCAGCCAACTGTCATTTCCTCGGTGGCCCAGACTCAGACTCAGTCTCACATTCCCCCTATGGCCCAAACCTCCATGGATCCATATAACCTCCCCGGGACCAGCTATTCCACTCCAGCCATGTGCTCCTACAGCACTGGAGAGCCATCGAAACCCACCCGGGCCAGCCGCTCTCGGAGGGCACGCGATGAAACGGTGAGTGAGGGATACACagtcacacatatacacacagacagacactgtAGACAtgcagtcagacagacagacactgtAGACAggcagtcagacagacagacactgtAGAAAGGCAGATGcaaacacaggcagacacacacacgaGGACACAGTATGTGTGGGTGCACAATAATATCAGATCAAAGTTGTTTAAGGGGCCTTTGTTTTAACGTTATTGCTAAATAATGGTAACAATGTTAATATTAAAGGTCCACTTTATTTTTGAGGGGTGGAACGCTCTATTTTTTTGGGCTCTGGATCTTTCAGCAGCCAAGTTAGCTCCCCCCTACAGTCAACCCACTCACCTCCTGGGTTAGATAGAACATGGACACAGGCCATTCATTCCACGCTGACCAAGCTGGGCAACTGAGTTAGTCCCATTGTCtgcgtttggcccatatccctataAACCTGTCCTGTCCACATAAAACCCCCTCTGCAGTGACCCATCAAACATTCCAAGTCGAGAACACCCCGCTGGTACAAGATGGAGCGCTAATCCATTAGATACTTCAAGAATGCTTTCCCGCTCTCACGTGTCCAGCCCGTTGTGCTCTGAGTTCTGGGCCCCTTGAGGACGCGGAGAGGATTGAGTTAAGGCAAGGGAGTACGGGCCAGggtgtgtgggactgtgtgcgCGGTTCCTAGCGTAGTGCCCAAGGGAATTGAATATCCTATCTGTCTATCACCCACAGCTCACTGCCGAGGAGGAGGAAAAACGCCGCGTTCGCCGGGAAAGAAACAAACTGGCTGCCGCCAAATGTCGGAACCGTCGCCGGGAACTGACCGACCGCCTCCAGACCGTAAGCAAACTATCCTGCCGCCTCTCCCGGGTGCCCCGAGACAGGGAAGGGGAAGTGTGGAGGGGTATGTTCAGAGCCGGTAATTGGGGAGGGGGTTAGCGGGAGGAGTAATTAATTCACTAAACCGCACGGGATCACAGGCCATCCCTCAGGGACTTGCAGTAGGCGGTGGGAGGTTAGACGGATATTCTCGCTCTATCCTGCCCTCCTCCCCAGCAACCCCGTCAGTTTTCGATGTCTTCTTGTTTCTCTTAATCCCTCTCTACTCGCTCTCTCCTATTCCTCCTGTTATCAATCTATTCCGcattttccctttctcccatctcCTTTTCCACCCCAACTCTCTCTCCCTGCCGCCTttctttttctcccttctcttgAGCTTCCCCTCACCTCCCTCGCTCCCCCTCACCTCCTTTTTCTCTGCCCCGCCCCTCGCTGCTCGCACTAACCGTCTGCCTCCGTTCTCGCAGGAGACGGACCAGTTAGAGGAAGAGAAAGCCGAGCTTCAATCTCAGATCGCCGAGCTGCACAAAGAGAAAGAGCGACTGGAGTTCGTGCTGGTAGCGCACAAACCAGCCTGCAAGATCCCGTTCCAGGACCCTGTCAGTCCGCAGCCCAGCGCCGCCGGTGCCGAGGTGAGCTCTCTCGGATTGCCTATTACACTGGATGGGAAGGAGCCCCCATTGTCCGGGAGCTACCCGTCGGGCTATCAGCTGCCGGCGGAGGTACCCTTCTATCCGCCCTGTGAGACTGTCCAGTCCTTTTTGAGTAGTAGCCCCAACGCCTCATACACCTCTTCATTTGTGTTCACCTACCCAGAGGGAAGCAGTTGCGGCCTCGTCCACCAGCGGAACAGTAGCAGCGACCAATCCTCGGACTCTTTGAACTCGCCATCGCTGCTGGCTCTGTAAACCTGCTTTAACCTCACTTCACTTACTTCCCAGCACCCGGCGCTGTTTTAACGCCCAGCCCGGGATACGGGAGAGAggtgggaggggttggggagggaATCGCCAGCCTGccttcccccctctcccatcTTGCTGCCCCGAGGAGGAGGAGGGGTAAAGCGTTTCgcccccgcaccccccccccacactgccaaatAGCTTCTGTTGCCACTCCGAAACCTCCCAGAAAAGTGGGGAGAAGCAACCCACGGTGGCGGAGCCAGTCAACGTGGTTAGTATTGACGAAGTTGCAATGTTACTACACCAAGGCCGTCCCGAACGTATCCCGACCCAGCGAATGTCTTGCCAACCTGGCCTCCTCTCTGCTGCGTTAGCCGGCTGTACCCGTGTGGGGACCTCCTGCTGTAAAAGTGACTGAGCTTTTTTTTACTGACGGTGAAACTCCGGGCGGATtctccttttttttaaatgttccaCCGCTCCACGAGGGGCCTGTCCCTCTCTAACATACTGTGAATCCAGACATTTTGTAAGATAATTTTACGTTGattgtgtccgtgtgtgtgtttgtttgtggtgACAGGGGAGAGGACGACGTGTTCTCTTCGATGTAACAGAAATATCCTCCTTCCGAATGAGCAAGATGTGAATTTTACTTTTAGAACTAATTTTAATCGATCTGGAACTCAAAAGCAACAAAAAAGTTATTAGTTTTATATCCTGCTTGGTgagttaaaaaaaactttgcaAGGGACAGGAGGGATGTAAAACCGGCCGAATCTGATTTATTTTTGCGTTGAAGTTCCCCcgcctcgcctcgacccattCCCTTCAGGTT is part of the Hemitrygon akajei chromosome 25, sHemAka1.3, whole genome shotgun sequence genome and harbors:
- the LOC140716344 gene encoding protein FosB-like isoform X2, producing the protein MYQGFSGDFDSASRCSSSPSEPQYLSSVDSFSQSIGSPTTAAQECTTGVGEMPGSFVPTLTAITTSQDLQWMVQPTVISSVAQTQTQSHIPPMAQTSMDPYNLPGTSYSTPAMCSYSTGEPSKPTRASRSRRARDETLTAEEEEKRRVRRERNKLAAAKCRNRRRELTDRLQTETDQLEEEKAELQSQIAELHKEKERLEFVLVAHKPACKIPFQDPVSPQPSAAGAEREAVAASSTSGTVAATNPRTL
- the LOC140716344 gene encoding protein FosB-like isoform X3, producing the protein MYQGFSGDFDSASRCSSSPSEPQYLSSVDSFSQSIGSPTTAAQLTAEEEEKRRVRRERNKLAAAKCRNRRRELTDRLQTETDQLEEEKAELQSQIAELHKEKERLEFVLVAHKPACKIPFQDPVSPQPSAAGAEVSSLGLPITLDGKEPPLSGSYPSGYQLPAEVPFYPPCETVQSFLSSSPNASYTSSFVFTYPEGSSCGLVHQRNSSSDQSSDSLNSPSLLAL
- the LOC140716344 gene encoding protein FosB-like isoform X1, translating into MYQGFSGDFDSASRCSSSPSEPQYLSSVDSFSQSIGSPTTAAQECTTGVGEMPGSFVPTLTAITTSQDLQWMVQPTVISSVAQTQTQSHIPPMAQTSMDPYNLPGTSYSTPAMCSYSTGEPSKPTRASRSRRARDETLTAEEEEKRRVRRERNKLAAAKCRNRRRELTDRLQTETDQLEEEKAELQSQIAELHKEKERLEFVLVAHKPACKIPFQDPVSPQPSAAGAEVSSLGLPITLDGKEPPLSGSYPSGYQLPAEVPFYPPCETVQSFLSSSPNASYTSSFVFTYPEGSSCGLVHQRNSSSDQSSDSLNSPSLLAL